The genomic region CTCTGGACAAAAACCTGTAACGACTAAAGCTAAAAAATCAGTTGCAGCATTCAAGTTAAGAGAAGGAATGCCAATTGGTGCTAAAGTAACACTAAGAGGACAAAAAATGTATGACTTTATTGATCGTTTAATAAATTTATCATTACCTCGTGTACGTGACTTTAGAGGTGTTAACCCAAATGCATTTGATGGTAGAGGAAACTATGCATTAGGTATCAAAGAACAATTAATTTTCCCTGAAATAGAGTATGATAAAATCGATAAAATCAGAGGAATGGATATTATATTTGTTACTACAGCACAATCAGACGAAGAAGCACGTGAACTGTTAACATTATTTGGTATGCCATTCACAAAATAGTTAGGAGGGATTCCATGGCAAAAAAGGCGATGAAAATCAAACAACAACGTGAACCTAAGTTTTCAACACAAGCTTATAGCCGTTGTAGAATCTGTGGTCGTCCACATGCATATTTAAGAAAATATGGTATTTGCAGAATCTGTTTCCGCGAATTAGCCTATAAAGGACAAATTCCAGGAGTTAAAAAAGCAAGCTGGTAATAGTGATATAAAGGAAGGAGGCAATATCAATGACAATGAGCGATCCAATTGCAGATATGCTTACAAGAATTCGTAATGCTAATATAGCAAAACACGATACAGTAGACGTACCTGCATCAAAAATAAAAGTAGCTATTGCAGATATTCTTCAAAAGGAAGGTTACGTA from Natranaerovirga pectinivora harbors:
- the rplE gene encoding 50S ribosomal protein L5; translated protein: MSRIKEIYNTEIIDAMVKKFGYNNKLAVPKIEKIVINMGVGEAKDNAKALEGALKDLETISGQKPVTTKAKKSVAAFKLREGMPIGAKVTLRGQKMYDFIDRLINLSLPRVRDFRGVNPNAFDGRGNYALGIKEQLIFPEIEYDKIDKIRGMDIIFVTTAQSDEEARELLTLFGMPFTK
- a CDS encoding type Z 30S ribosomal protein S14, translated to MAKKAMKIKQQREPKFSTQAYSRCRICGRPHAYLRKYGICRICFRELAYKGQIPGVKKASW